The Hyphomicrobiales bacterium genome has a window encoding:
- the mazG gene encoding Nucleoside triphosphate pyrophosphohydrolase, whose protein sequence is MKPSRDIERLVAIMAALRTPGTGCPWDLEQDFASVSPYTIEEAYEVADAIARGDKLDLKDELGDLLLQVVFHARMAEEEGSFAFPDVVEAITSKLIRRHPHVFGDARDLSPAEVKVLWHRIKAEEKAAKAHAREAAGLPPQQEDRSVLAGVPHTLPALTRAWKLQARASSVGFDWNDARLVLDKIREETQEIDEALAEGHKEQIREEIGDLLFVIANLARHVDTDPEACLTAANAKFERRFKAIEDALEAAGRSAKETSLDEMEALWQAVKRAEKTSG, encoded by the coding sequence ATGAAGCCTTCCCGCGACATTGAACGGCTCGTCGCGATCATGGCGGCGCTGCGCACGCCTGGAACGGGCTGCCCCTGGGATCTGGAGCAGGATTTCGCATCGGTCTCCCCCTATACGATCGAGGAAGCCTATGAAGTCGCCGATGCGATCGCGCGCGGCGACAAGCTGGACCTCAAGGACGAGCTCGGCGACCTGCTGCTGCAGGTCGTCTTCCATGCGCGAATGGCTGAAGAGGAAGGCTCCTTCGCGTTCCCGGACGTCGTCGAAGCGATCACCAGCAAGCTGATACGGCGCCATCCGCATGTTTTCGGCGATGCGCGCGATCTCTCGCCGGCCGAGGTCAAGGTGCTCTGGCACAGGATCAAGGCAGAGGAGAAGGCCGCGAAGGCCCACGCGCGCGAGGCCGCCGGCCTGCCGCCACAACAGGAGGACAGGAGCGTTCTCGCCGGCGTTCCGCACACCCTGCCCGCCCTGACCCGCGCCTGGAAACTGCAGGCGCGCGCTTCGAGCGTCGGTTTCGACTGGAACGATGCCCGGCTCGTGCTCGACAAGATCCGCGAGGAAACGCAGGAGATCGACGAGGCGCTCGCGGAGGGACACAAGGAGCAGATTCGGGAGGAGATCGGCGATCTGCTCTTCGTCATCGCCAATCTGGCCCGCCATGTCGACACCGATCCGGAAGCGTGCCTCACCGCCGCGAATGCGAAATTCGAGCGCCGATTCAAGGCGATCGAGGACGCGCTGGAGGCCGCGGGCCGGAGCGCGAAGGAGACCAGCCTCGACGAGATGGAAGCGCTCTGGCAGGCCGTGAAGAGGGCTGAGAAAACCAGCGGCTGA
- a CDS encoding Tripartite tricarboxylate transporter substrate binding protein, with amino-acid sequence MMTKRYLIAATAAVSVVALCGPALAETWPTRPITFIVPFPAGGGTDAFARPLAAQLDQQLGQRIIIENRGGAGGTVGASAAAKAKPDGYTFFVGAAHHAIAPALYPKLDYNIQTDFIPIAVIAQPPQVIVVHPGKVQAKTVAELVDFAKKNPEKLNYASAGNGTTHHLAGELFQISTGTKLTHVPYRGAGPALQDTVAGQVDLLFDGLGSSAAQIQSGALRALAVAAPTRSEAVPDVPTAKEAGLAGYEVSTWYALWAPKGTPPEIVTRMQAEVDKALKSPMIDAAWKKNGSPIPSLASDAFGRFVAAEVERWGKVVKEAQVKLE; translated from the coding sequence ATGATGACGAAGCGATATCTCATCGCGGCAACGGCTGCGGTGTCCGTGGTGGCATTGTGCGGGCCGGCGCTCGCGGAAACCTGGCCGACGCGGCCGATCACCTTCATCGTTCCGTTTCCTGCCGGCGGCGGCACGGACGCTTTTGCGCGGCCGCTGGCCGCCCAGCTCGATCAGCAACTGGGCCAGCGCATCATCATCGAGAATCGCGGCGGCGCGGGCGGGACAGTGGGCGCATCGGCCGCCGCGAAAGCCAAGCCGGACGGCTACACCTTCTTTGTCGGGGCCGCGCATCATGCGATCGCGCCGGCGCTCTATCCGAAGCTCGACTACAATATCCAGACCGATTTCATTCCGATCGCGGTCATCGCCCAGCCGCCACAGGTGATCGTGGTTCATCCGGGCAAGGTTCAGGCCAAGACCGTCGCCGAGCTGGTCGACTTCGCCAAGAAGAATCCGGAAAAGCTGAATTACGCCTCCGCCGGCAACGGCACGACGCACCACCTCGCCGGTGAGCTGTTCCAGATTTCGACGGGAACGAAGCTGACCCATGTGCCATATCGCGGTGCCGGCCCTGCCCTGCAGGATACCGTCGCCGGACAGGTCGATTTGCTGTTCGACGGGCTCGGCTCGTCGGCGGCGCAGATCCAGAGCGGCGCCCTGCGGGCCCTGGCCGTCGCCGCGCCGACGCGCTCCGAGGCGGTGCCGGACGTGCCGACCGCCAAGGAAGCCGGCCTCGCCGGCTACGAGGTCTCGACCTGGTACGCGCTCTGGGCGCCGAAGGGGACGCCGCCCGAGATCGTGACGCGGATGCAGGCCGAGGTCGACAAGGCCTTGAAGTCGCCGATGATCGATGCGGCCTGGAAAAAGAACGGCTCGCCGATTCCGAGCCTTGCGAGCGATGCCTTCGGTCGCTTCGTCGCGGCGGAGGTCGAGCGCTGGGGCAAGGTCGTCAAGGAAGCGCAGGTGAAGCTGGAGTGA
- the recX gene encoding Regulatory protein RecX, whose amino-acid sequence MPDCERPKRQGARPARAPRRISANYLQRAALHYLERYSAPAAQLRRVLARKIAVSCRYHSDDPALHAETLDEVIARCVSSGLIDDRRFAEARAATLRRKGQSSRAVAAKLAAKGVARDLADSFAATHADDEIAAARIAAKRRRLGPWRRQDDRAASRQKDLAALARLGFGYATARAVIDGDAESGS is encoded by the coding sequence ATGCCGGACTGCGAACGCCCGAAGAGGCAGGGGGCTCGCCCTGCCCGTGCGCCGCGGCGCATTAGCGCGAATTATCTGCAGCGGGCAGCCCTGCATTATCTCGAACGCTACTCTGCGCCCGCCGCGCAGCTACGCCGGGTGCTGGCGCGCAAGATCGCCGTGAGCTGCCGCTACCACAGCGACGATCCCGCTCTCCACGCCGAGACGCTCGACGAGGTGATCGCCCGCTGCGTCTCGTCCGGCCTGATCGACGACCGCCGCTTCGCCGAGGCGAGAGCTGCAACGCTGAGACGCAAGGGGCAATCGAGCCGCGCTGTCGCGGCCAAGCTGGCCGCGAAAGGCGTCGCGCGCGATCTCGCCGACAGCTTCGCGGCCACGCATGCCGATGACGAGATTGCCGCGGCGCGCATCGCCGCGAAGCGCCGCCGGCTGGGCCCCTGGCGCCGGCAGGACGACCGGGCAGCGTCCCGCCAGAAGGATCTCGCCGCGCTGGCGCGACTCGGCTTCGGCTATGCGACGGCACGCGCCGTCATCGACGGCGACGCGGAAAGCGGTTCGTGA
- a CDS encoding Adenylate cyclase yields MQPETHYAKSGEVRIAYQILGNGPIDLVFVPGFISNLDHSWDEPTLAYFLTRLANFSRLILFDKRGTGLSDRIGNLPTLEERMDDVRAVMDAAGSKRAALFGVSEGGAMSLLFAATYPERCTALTLYGTYAHFFSYVLPPDRFEVFVAGIDERWGSGASLAAFAPSKVGDGPFTAWWARFERLGASPSAVISLMRMNTEIDVRHVLPVIHTPTLVLHRVGDTRVNVEGGRNIAQGIPGSRYVELPGNDHVLWAGDVDVATDAIEEFLTGSRHHNESDRVLTTVLFTDIVDSTRRLTELGDHAWKGLIDRHDHIVRQELARYRGREVKTLGDGFVATFDGPARAVRCASAIADTVRSLGLEVRSGVHTGEVELKGEDIAGIAVNTAARVSSVAGPGEVLVSSTVRDLVAGSGIRFTEFGSHSLKGIQDEIRLFLVA; encoded by the coding sequence ATGCAGCCTGAGACGCATTACGCAAAGAGCGGCGAGGTCCGCATCGCGTATCAGATCCTGGGAAACGGACCGATCGATCTCGTCTTCGTGCCCGGTTTCATCTCGAATCTCGATCACTCCTGGGACGAACCGACGCTCGCGTATTTCCTGACCCGTCTTGCCAACTTCAGCCGCCTGATCCTGTTCGACAAGCGCGGCACCGGCCTTTCGGACAGGATCGGAAACCTGCCGACCCTCGAGGAGAGGATGGACGACGTTCGCGCCGTCATGGACGCTGCCGGAAGCAAGCGGGCCGCGCTTTTCGGGGTGTCCGAGGGAGGTGCGATGAGCCTGCTGTTCGCAGCGACATATCCCGAACGATGCACGGCTCTAACCCTCTATGGCACCTATGCGCACTTCTTCTCCTATGTTCTGCCTCCCGACCGATTCGAGGTCTTTGTCGCCGGCATCGATGAGCGTTGGGGTTCCGGTGCCAGCCTCGCGGCGTTTGCTCCGAGCAAGGTCGGCGACGGCCCCTTCACCGCCTGGTGGGCGCGCTTCGAACGGCTGGGGGCCAGTCCGTCTGCGGTGATCTCGCTGATGCGGATGAACACCGAGATCGATGTGCGCCATGTCCTTCCGGTCATCCACACGCCGACATTGGTTCTCCACCGGGTCGGAGACACGCGCGTCAATGTCGAGGGCGGGCGGAACATCGCCCAGGGAATCCCGGGATCTCGCTATGTCGAACTGCCCGGCAATGATCATGTGCTTTGGGCCGGAGACGTCGATGTCGCAACGGATGCGATCGAAGAGTTCCTCACGGGATCGCGACATCACAACGAGAGCGACCGCGTTCTGACCACGGTCCTCTTCACCGACATCGTCGATTCCACCAGGCGCCTGACGGAATTGGGCGATCACGCCTGGAAGGGGCTGATCGATCGACACGACCATATCGTTCGTCAGGAACTCGCCCGCTATCGCGGCCGTGAGGTGAAGACGCTTGGAGACGGCTTCGTCGCGACGTTCGACGGGCCGGCCCGCGCGGTGCGCTGCGCCAGCGCGATCGCCGATACGGTTCGGTCGCTTGGGCTCGAAGTGCGCAGCGGCGTGCATACGGGCGAGGTCGAGCTCAAGGGCGAAGATATCGCCGGTATCGCCGTGAATACGGCGGCCCGGGTGTCATCCGTGGCTGGCCCCGGTGAAGTGCTCGTCTCAAGCACCGTTCGCGATCTGGTCGCGGGTTCGGGTATTCGATTCACGGAGTTCGGCTCCCACTCCTTGAAGGGCATTCAAGATGAGATCCGGCTTTTTCTCGTGGCTTGA
- the hfq gene encoding RNA-binding protein Hfq, giving the protein MAAERAQNLQDTFLNHVRKQKIPLTIFLVNGVKLQGVVTWFDNFCVLLRRDGHSQLVYKHAISTIMPGHPVQLFEPEDTDKN; this is encoded by the coding sequence ATGGCCGCGGAGCGGGCTCAGAACCTTCAGGACACTTTCCTCAACCATGTACGCAAGCAAAAGATTCCGCTGACGATTTTCCTGGTCAATGGCGTGAAGCTGCAGGGCGTCGTCACCTGGTTCGACAATTTCTGCGTGCTGCTGCGCCGCGACGGGCATTCGCAGCTCGTCTACAAGCATGCGATCTCGACCATCATGCCCGGCCATCCGGTGCAGCTGTTCGAGCCCGAGGATACGGACAAGAACTGA
- the hflX gene encoding ribosome rescue factor HflX produces MAASHKDDEKRAAPKPLDEIERDIAANTRAFVVGPYLQKRGVAIDANQRSFAARLDEAVGLAAAIDLTVVEPVQVLLTALRPATYLGKGKVEELAERIKIEEIGLVVMDCALSPVQQRNLEKAFGCKVIDRTGLILEIFGRRARTKEGALQVELAHLNYQKSRLVRSWTHLERQRGGFGFLGGPGETQIEADRRIIQERMTKIERDLESVKRTRSLHRASRKRVPYPIVALVGYTNAGKSTLFNRLTSADVLAQDMLFATLDPTARAIKLPHGARIMLSDTVGFISDLPTQLVAAFRATLEDAIEADVLLHVRDVSHEDTQAQAADVQAILRDLGINPDDGARVIEVWNKADLLDLAERERQLGVASLRPAESRPVLVSALTGEGIDRLTQAIETRIAQSRPVYRLELPPGDGKSLAWLHANGEILEREDAEDGELKLVVRLPPEREGAFTARFPQATRQG; encoded by the coding sequence TTGGCGGCAAGCCACAAGGACGACGAGAAGCGGGCGGCCCCCAAGCCGCTCGACGAGATCGAACGCGACATCGCGGCGAATACGCGCGCCTTCGTCGTGGGGCCTTATCTGCAAAAGCGTGGCGTCGCTATCGACGCCAATCAACGTTCCTTCGCGGCGCGGCTCGACGAAGCGGTTGGGCTCGCGGCGGCGATCGACCTGACGGTCGTCGAGCCCGTCCAGGTGCTGCTGACGGCGCTGCGCCCGGCGACCTATCTCGGCAAGGGCAAGGTCGAGGAGCTGGCGGAGCGCATCAAGATCGAGGAGATCGGCCTCGTCGTGATGGATTGCGCTCTGTCGCCGGTCCAGCAGCGCAATCTCGAAAAGGCTTTCGGCTGCAAGGTCATCGACCGCACCGGCCTGATCCTGGAGATTTTCGGCCGGCGTGCCCGCACCAAGGAAGGCGCGCTGCAGGTCGAGCTCGCGCATCTGAACTATCAGAAGAGCCGGCTGGTGCGGTCCTGGACCCACCTCGAACGCCAGCGCGGCGGCTTCGGCTTCCTCGGCGGCCCCGGCGAAACCCAGATCGAGGCTGACCGGCGCATCATCCAGGAGCGGATGACCAAGATCGAGCGCGATCTGGAGAGCGTGAAGCGCACGCGCTCGCTGCATCGCGCCAGCCGGAAACGCGTGCCTTATCCGATCGTTGCGCTCGTCGGTTACACCAATGCGGGAAAATCGACGCTGTTCAACCGGCTGACCTCTGCCGATGTGCTGGCGCAGGACATGCTCTTCGCCACGCTCGACCCCACGGCACGCGCGATCAAGCTGCCGCACGGCGCGCGAATCATGCTTTCCGACACCGTGGGCTTCATTTCGGACCTGCCGACGCAGCTCGTCGCGGCCTTCCGCGCCACGCTCGAAGACGCGATCGAGGCCGATGTGCTGCTCCATGTGCGGGACGTCTCGCATGAGGACACGCAGGCCCAGGCCGCCGACGTGCAGGCGATCCTGCGCGATCTCGGGATCAACCCGGATGACGGCGCGCGCGTCATCGAAGTCTGGAACAAGGCCGACCTTCTCGATCTGGCCGAGCGTGAGCGCCAGCTCGGTGTCGCCTCGTTGCGCCCGGCCGAATCCCGGCCGGTCCTCGTCTCCGCACTGACCGGCGAGGGGATCGACCGCCTGACCCAGGCGATCGAGACCAGGATCGCCCAAAGCCGGCCCGTCTACCGGCTGGAATTGCCCCCGGGCGACGGCAAATCTCTGGCCTGGCTCCACGCCAATGGCGAAATCCTGGAGCGCGAAGATGCCGAGGATGGCGAGCTGAAACTCGTGGTGCGGCTGCCGCCGGAGCGGGAAGGGGCCTTCACCGCCCGCTTTCCGCAGGCCACGCGGCAGGGGTAG
- the arfB gene encoding Peptidyl-tRNA hydrolase ArfB translates to MIQVTPSIAIDESEIEESFVRASGPGGQHVNKVSSAVQIRFDARRSPSLPNEVAIRLMKLAGSKLTQDGIIVIVAQTHRSQKRNREEAVERLLEMIRGSAVKPTVRRATKPTKASKERRLASKERRSGVKTGRQKPTAD, encoded by the coding sequence ATGATTCAAGTCACCCCGTCCATCGCGATCGACGAGAGCGAGATCGAGGAAAGCTTCGTGCGTGCCTCGGGGCCGGGCGGCCAGCATGTCAACAAGGTGTCGAGCGCGGTGCAGATCCGCTTCGACGCGCGCCGCTCGCCCTCGCTGCCGAACGAGGTCGCCATCCGCCTGATGAAACTCGCCGGCAGCAAGCTGACCCAGGACGGGATCATCGTGATCGTCGCGCAGACGCATCGCAGCCAGAAGCGCAATCGCGAGGAAGCCGTCGAGCGCCTGCTCGAGATGATCCGGGGCTCCGCGGTCAAGCCCACGGTTCGCCGCGCGACCAAGCCCACCAAGGCCTCGAAGGAACGCAGGCTCGCCTCGAAGGAGCGGCGTTCCGGCGTCAAGACTGGCCGCCAGAAGCCGACGGCCGACTAG
- the yfeC gene encoding Chelated iron transport system membrane protein YfeC yields MIAVLLEPFAYGYMRNAMWVSALVGGVCAFLSCYLILKGWSLIGDALSHAIVPGVAGAYMLGLPFSVGAFFSGGLAAGAMLFLNQRTRLKEDAIIGLIFSSFFGLGLFMVSLSPTSVNIQTIVLGNVLAITPADTIQLAVIGFVSLAILLVKWKDLMVTFFDESHARSIGLNPTALKLMFFTLLSASTVAALQTVGAFLVICMVVTPGATAYLLTDRFPRLLLIAVAIGALTSFTGAYASYFLDGATGGIIVVLQTAIFLTAFFLAPKHGLLAARRRAACELEAG; encoded by the coding sequence ATGATCGCCGTCCTCCTCGAGCCCTTCGCCTATGGCTACATGCGCAACGCAATGTGGGTCTCGGCCCTGGTCGGCGGGGTCTGCGCCTTCCTGTCCTGCTATCTCATACTGAAGGGCTGGTCGCTGATCGGCGATGCGCTCTCGCACGCGATCGTGCCCGGCGTGGCCGGCGCCTACATGCTGGGGCTGCCCTTCTCGGTCGGCGCCTTCTTCTCCGGCGGGCTCGCGGCCGGCGCGATGCTCTTCCTGAACCAGCGGACCCGGCTGAAGGAAGACGCCATCATCGGCCTGATCTTCTCCAGCTTCTTCGGGCTCGGCCTGTTCATGGTCTCGCTGTCGCCGACCTCGGTGAACATCCAGACCATCGTGCTCGGCAATGTGCTCGCCATCACCCCGGCCGATACGATCCAGCTCGCAGTCATCGGCTTCGTCTCGCTCGCCATCCTGCTCGTCAAATGGAAGGATCTGATGGTCACCTTCTTCGACGAGAGCCATGCGCGCTCGATCGGCCTCAATCCGACGGCGCTGAAGCTGATGTTCTTCACCCTGCTTTCGGCCTCGACGGTGGCGGCGCTGCAGACGGTCGGCGCCTTCCTCGTCATCTGTATGGTGGTCACGCCCGGAGCCACCGCCTATCTGCTGACCGACCGTTTCCCGCGGCTGCTGTTGATAGCGGTCGCGATCGGCGCGCTGACGAGCTTCACCGGCGCCTATGCCAGTTATTTTCTCGACGGTGCGACCGGCGGCATCATCGTCGTGCTGCAGACGGCGATCTTCCTGACGGCCTTCTTCCTCGCGCCCAAGCATGGCCTGCTGGCCGCCCGGCGCCGCGCCGCCTGCGAGCTGGAGGCCGGGTGA
- the yfeD gene encoding Chelated iron transport system membrane protein YfeD yields the protein MALIETLLSPFRFDFMVNALVISAIVAVPMALLSCFLVLKGWSLMGDAISHAVFPGVVLAYIFGFPYAIGAFAAGMVCATATGFLKENSRIKQDTVMGVVFSGMFGLGLVLYVKIQSDVHLDHILFGDMLGVSGADIAGAAAIAAFTAAVIGIKWKDFLLHAFDPAQAQAVGLRVKLLHYGLLGLISLTIVGALQAVGIILAIAMLIAPGAIAFLLTRRFATMLLASVAIAVAGSLLGVYLSFFLDSAPAPTIVLLLSIVFVFALLHGNRRVPEASA from the coding sequence ATGGCTCTCATCGAGACGCTGCTGTCGCCCTTCCGGTTCGACTTCATGGTCAATGCGCTGGTGATATCCGCGATCGTCGCCGTGCCGATGGCGCTATTGTCCTGCTTCCTCGTGCTGAAGGGCTGGTCGCTGATGGGCGATGCGATCAGCCATGCCGTGTTTCCCGGCGTGGTCCTCGCCTATATCTTCGGCTTTCCCTATGCGATCGGCGCTTTCGCCGCCGGCATGGTGTGCGCCACCGCGACGGGCTTCCTGAAGGAGAACAGCCGGATCAAGCAGGACACGGTGATGGGCGTGGTCTTCTCCGGCATGTTCGGCCTCGGCCTCGTCCTCTATGTCAAGATCCAGTCGGACGTGCATCTCGACCACATCCTGTTCGGCGACATGCTTGGGGTTTCCGGGGCCGACATCGCCGGGGCCGCGGCGATCGCCGCGTTCACCGCGGCGGTGATCGGCATCAAATGGAAGGATTTCCTGCTGCACGCCTTTGATCCGGCGCAGGCGCAAGCGGTCGGCCTGCGGGTGAAGCTGCTGCATTATGGCCTGCTCGGGCTGATCTCGCTGACGATCGTCGGTGCGCTGCAGGCCGTCGGCATCATCCTCGCCATCGCCATGCTGATCGCGCCCGGCGCCATCGCATTCCTGCTCACCCGCCGCTTCGCCACGATGCTCCTGGCATCGGTCGCCATCGCCGTGGCTGGCTCGCTGCTCGGCGTCTATCTCTCCTTCTTTCTCGACAGTGCGCCGGCGCCGACGATCGTGCTGCTTTTGTCGATCGTCTTCGTCTTCGCGCTCCTTCATGGAAACCGAAGAGTGCCGGAGGCGTCGGCATAG
- a CDS encoding conserved hypothetical protein (Evidence 4 : Unknown function but conserved in other organisms), translating to MSRLDSFIRRLEAQRSMLNWAAGRVADREGLVLELGLGNGRTYDHLRERLPGRDIHVFERTPAPNPRSMPPRHLLIVGEMEETLPAFAARHGAAAILIHVDVTTGVPERDRLAFAWLPDHVANLARIGCLVVAGWPLDHPAFEAVPLPPDVPEGRYFAYRRLDAENFGR from the coding sequence ATGAGCCGGCTCGACAGCTTCATCCGCCGCCTGGAGGCCCAGCGCAGCATGTTGAACTGGGCCGCCGGTCGCGTGGCGGACAGGGAAGGGCTCGTCCTTGAACTGGGGCTCGGCAACGGCCGGACCTATGACCATCTGCGCGAAAGGCTGCCGGGGCGCGACATCCACGTTTTCGAACGCACCCCCGCCCCGAATCCCCGGTCGATGCCGCCCCGGCACCTCCTGATCGTCGGCGAGATGGAGGAGACATTGCCGGCCTTCGCTGCCCGGCACGGTGCCGCCGCCATTCTGATTCATGTCGATGTCACGACCGGCGTGCCCGAGCGCGATCGGCTGGCCTTCGCATGGCTACCGGACCATGTCGCGAATCTTGCCCGGATCGGCTGCTTGGTCGTTGCCGGCTGGCCGCTCGATCATCCTGCGTTCGAAGCCGTGCCGCTGCCGCCTGACGTGCCCGAAGGCCGCTATTTCGCCTATCGCCGCCTCGATGCCGAAAATTTCGGGCGATGA
- a CDS encoding conserved hypothetical protein (Evidence 4 : Unknown function but conserved in other organisms) produces MLIEQEHAIIYRERQLPLPLRLFSLVLGLGVGIVIPIPFIIHADWGTPSPTLLLAALCIVFPAVLGSFFVLLSFASSTELRLDQTTGHAMRIMRGPFLRRHETYPFSALTAPTLIMRDSEDGQYPILRMRLPKWPAVEMSEFSGRAEAEKWQERITTLLAKA; encoded by the coding sequence ATGCTGATCGAACAAGAACACGCGATCATTTATCGGGAGCGGCAGTTGCCGCTCCCGCTGAGGCTATTCAGCTTGGTGCTCGGGCTAGGCGTCGGGATCGTTATCCCGATCCCTTTCATTATTCACGCAGATTGGGGAACTCCCTCGCCCACGCTGCTTCTGGCGGCGCTTTGCATCGTATTCCCGGCGGTGCTGGGGAGCTTCTTCGTGCTCCTGTCCTTCGCAAGCTCCACCGAACTACGGCTGGACCAGACGACGGGGCACGCCATGAGGATCATGCGCGGGCCTTTTCTGCGGCGCCATGAAACCTATCCGTTTTCGGCGCTCACGGCGCCCACATTGATCATGAGAGACAGCGAGGACGGCCAATATCCCATTCTGCGCATGCGCCTGCCCAAGTGGCCGGCGGTGGAGATGAGCGAGTTCTCGGGACGCGCGGAAGCCGAGAAATGGCAGGAGCGCATAACGACCCTTCTTGCAAAAGCCTGA
- the ntrX gene encoding Nitrogen assimilation regulatory protein NtrX translates to MSADILVVDDEVDIRDLVAGLLEDEGYRTRKAGSADEALAAIAARRPNLVFLDIWLQGSRLDGLQVLELIKESHPDLAVVMISGHGNIETAVSAIKSGAYDFIEKPFKADRLVLVAERALEASRLRREVRELKTRSVQANRIVGRTTVVNQLRQTVERVAPTNARVLITGEPGCGKELAARTLHEASTRSHGPFVVINAATITPETMEEELFGVEGGDGRSRRIGALEEAHGGSLYIDEIGDMPRETQNRILRVLVDQNFQRVGGATRVHVDVRIISSSSRDLAQLIADGHFREDLYHRLSVVPIRVPALSERREDVPELIEFFMDQISVASGLPKRRIGSDAMAVLQSHEWPGNVRELRNNVERLMILTKGDPTAEVTVEMLPAEVGAMVPTTPSGSGGERLMSLPLRDAREIFEREYLIAQIARFSGNISRTAEFIGMERSALHRKLKSLGVG, encoded by the coding sequence ATGAGCGCTGACATCCTGGTGGTGGACGACGAAGTCGATATCCGCGATCTGGTCGCCGGCCTTCTCGAAGACGAAGGCTACCGGACACGCAAGGCAGGCTCCGCTGACGAGGCACTGGCCGCGATCGCCGCAAGGCGGCCGAACCTCGTCTTTCTCGATATCTGGCTGCAGGGCAGCCGCCTCGACGGCCTGCAGGTCCTGGAGCTGATCAAGGAAAGCCACCCGGATCTTGCCGTGGTGATGATCTCCGGCCACGGCAACATCGAGACGGCGGTTTCCGCCATCAAGAGCGGCGCCTACGACTTCATCGAGAAGCCCTTCAAGGCCGACAGGCTCGTCCTCGTCGCCGAGCGTGCGCTGGAAGCCTCGCGGCTGCGCCGGGAGGTGCGGGAGCTCAAGACCCGCTCCGTCCAGGCCAATCGCATCGTCGGCCGCACGACGGTGGTGAACCAGCTTCGCCAGACCGTTGAGCGCGTCGCGCCGACCAATGCCCGTGTCCTCATCACCGGCGAACCCGGCTGCGGCAAGGAACTGGCCGCGCGCACCCTGCATGAGGCGTCGACCCGCTCGCACGGCCCCTTCGTCGTCATCAACGCCGCGACGATCACGCCCGAGACGATGGAGGAGGAGCTCTTCGGCGTCGAGGGCGGCGACGGGCGCTCCCGCCGCATCGGCGCGCTCGAGGAGGCCCATGGCGGCTCGCTCTACATCGACGAGATCGGCGACATGCCGCGCGAGACGCAGAATCGAATCCTGCGCGTGCTGGTCGATCAGAATTTCCAGCGCGTCGGCGGCGCCACACGGGTCCATGTCGACGTCCGCATCATCTCGTCGTCGAGCCGCGACCTCGCGCAGCTGATCGCGGACGGGCATTTCCGCGAGGATCTCTATCACCGCCTCAGCGTCGTGCCGATCCGCGTGCCGGCGCTTTCGGAACGCCGCGAGGACGTGCCGGAACTGATCGAGTTCTTTATGGACCAGATCTCGGTCGCGTCCGGCTTGCCCAAGCGCCGGATCGGCTCCGACGCCATGGCCGTCCTGCAATCGCACGAATGGCCGGGCAACGTCCGCGAGCTGCGCAACAATGTCGAGCGGCTGATGATCCTCACCAAGGGGGATCCCACCGCCGAGGTGACGGTCGAGATGCTGCCGGCCGAGGTCGGCGCGATGGTGCCGACGACGCCGTCGGGTTCCGGCGGTGAGCGGCTGATGAGCCTGCCGCTGCGCGACGCGCGCGAGATCTTCGAGCGCGAGTACCTGATCGCGCAGATCGCGCGCTTCTCCGGCAACATTTCGCGCACCGCGGAGTTCATCGGCATGGAGCGATCGGCGCTGCATCGGAAGCTCAAGTCGCTCGGCGTCGGCTAG